From a region of the Burkholderiaceae bacterium DAT-1 genome:
- a CDS encoding TonB-dependent hemoglobin/transferrin/lactoferrin family receptor — MRLSPIALALSAHIVSADLMAADIPTEQDTQQADVVVSATRGKRELQRAPNTVTSKTGEVASRTGATTLKSLVDDEADLSVRESVVRFTAAGTATGRAGSEGLNIRGLEGNQVLMLQDGIRLPAAFSFGAFATGRGDYLELEGMKDAEILRGPASAQFGSDGLAGGISLRTLEPVDILKGRDLGGFVRGRYNSLDRAWTETGAVAASEGAWQGLVLGSVRQGHETQNHGSNDSLNVDRTTPNPQDVRNRYLLGKVSYALDPSETIGASLEVLRRTNDTEVYSARSKSPLVSTSTLDLDAHDTIKRDRVSLDYLLNDLNGEWVQRAEVKVYWQRAQVAQHAVEDRNTAADRIRHNTYDTDSTGISLLFGSSFAGVFSQRLTYGVDWHRDQISTLRDGTVPSPGDTFPSKPFPDTRYDLTGAFLQDEIDLASVSVIPGLRFDHFSLKPDGAGFTGKTVSLSDHAISPRLGGVWRVTEYFAPYAQWAKGFRAPSPDQVNNGFTNLTSGYMSIGNNALKAESADSFEVGIRGRVDTVRYALTTYDNRYKDFISQQMIRGTGTPADPMVFQYINLSDAHIRGFEARLDWSFASTWLASASFAQASGDSETAGKRTPLDSINPRKWVVTLRHDAASLSGFARLIHANAKDSDRIAPAAVKPFSAPAWTVLDLGATWKAGKAMDLNLTLNNVFDRHYWRWSDVRGLAESSAVKDAYTAPGRTMQISARYSF; from the coding sequence ATGCGGCTGTCGCCCATTGCGCTGGCATTGAGCGCCCATATTGTGTCTGCAGACCTGATGGCAGCAGACATACCGACCGAGCAAGATACGCAGCAAGCCGATGTCGTGGTAAGTGCCACGCGCGGCAAGCGAGAATTGCAGCGAGCCCCGAACACTGTTACATCCAAAACCGGAGAAGTTGCATCCCGCACGGGGGCTACAACCCTTAAATCCCTCGTGGATGATGAGGCTGATCTTTCGGTACGTGAGTCGGTTGTGCGATTCACGGCAGCAGGTACCGCCACCGGACGCGCCGGCTCTGAAGGCTTGAATATTCGAGGGCTGGAAGGGAATCAAGTGCTGATGCTGCAGGACGGTATCCGTCTACCCGCTGCATTCAGTTTTGGTGCCTTTGCTACAGGGCGCGGGGACTATCTCGAACTCGAAGGCATGAAGGATGCCGAAATCCTGCGTGGACCGGCATCTGCGCAGTTTGGCAGTGATGGTCTGGCAGGCGGCATCAGTCTTCGCACGCTGGAACCGGTCGATATTCTGAAAGGGCGCGATCTGGGCGGGTTTGTACGGGGGCGTTATAACAGCCTGGATCGCGCCTGGACGGAAACGGGCGCAGTCGCAGCCAGTGAGGGCGCCTGGCAAGGACTGGTACTCGGGAGTGTGCGTCAGGGGCATGAAACACAGAACCACGGTAGCAACGACAGTCTGAATGTCGACCGCACCACGCCTAATCCGCAGGATGTGCGAAATCGCTATCTCCTGGGTAAGGTGAGTTATGCACTGGACCCTTCAGAGACCATTGGCGCAAGCCTGGAGGTGCTTCGCAGAACCAATGATACCGAGGTCTACAGCGCGCGCAGCAAATCACCGCTTGTATCGACGAGCACGCTGGATCTGGATGCGCACGATACTATCAAACGGGATCGCGTCTCACTGGACTATCTCCTGAATGATCTGAATGGCGAGTGGGTGCAACGTGCAGAAGTGAAGGTCTACTGGCAGCGCGCACAGGTCGCGCAGCATGCCGTCGAGGATCGAAACACAGCTGCCGACCGCATCCGGCACAATACTTATGACACCGATAGTACAGGTATCTCGCTTCTGTTTGGCTCCAGCTTTGCTGGTGTATTTAGCCAGCGCCTGACCTATGGCGTGGATTGGCATCGCGATCAGATCAGTACCTTGCGTGATGGCACTGTACCTTCTCCGGGCGATACCTTTCCAAGCAAACCCTTTCCGGATACCCGATACGATCTGACGGGTGCCTTTCTGCAGGATGAGATCGATCTGGCCAGTGTCAGCGTCATACCCGGCCTTCGGTTCGATCACTTTTCACTCAAACCCGATGGGGCGGGCTTCACCGGTAAGACAGTCAGTCTATCCGATCATGCAATCTCGCCGCGTCTAGGGGGCGTATGGCGGGTAACGGAGTACTTTGCGCCGTATGCTCAATGGGCAAAAGGCTTCCGTGCGCCATCGCCAGATCAAGTGAACAACGGATTCACCAACTTGACCTCTGGTTACATGAGTATCGGCAATAACGCGCTCAAAGCGGAAAGTGCTGATAGCTTTGAAGTAGGCATTCGCGGTCGCGTCGATACAGTGCGATACGCGCTGACCACTTATGACAATCGGTACAAGGATTTCATCAGCCAGCAAATGATCAGGGGTACAGGCACGCCTGCCGATCCGATGGTCTTTCAGTACATCAATTTGAGCGATGCCCATATTCGCGGATTCGAAGCGCGGCTTGACTGGTCGTTTGCCTCTACCTGGCTCGCAAGTGCATCGTTTGCACAGGCAAGTGGCGACTCGGAGACTGCAGGCAAACGCACGCCGCTCGATTCTATCAATCCGCGCAAATGGGTGGTCACGCTGCGACATGATGCTGCTTCCCTGAGCGGGTTTGCGCGTTTAATACATGCCAATGCCAAAGACAGTGACCGCATTGCTCCGGCCGCCGTGAAGCCATTTTCCGCGCCTGCCTGGACGGTGCTGGATCTTGGCGCGACCTGGAAGGCGGGCAAGGCAATGGATCTCAATCTGACCCTGAATAACGTATTTGATCGCCACTACTGGCGTTGGTCGGATGTGCGGGGGCTAGCCGAGAGTAGCGCAGTGAAAGATGCCTACACCGCGCCGGGTCGAACGATGCAGATATCCGCCCGATATAGCTTTTAA
- a CDS encoding TonB-dependent siderophore receptor, whose protein sequence is MKLRMTPLAMALSLASISHVTYADEAEPDTSSTLPVVRIKAKSDSPTDLSKAQAGGQIASGAQLGAKGNQDVMEIPFSVTAYTADLIQNKQARTVADVLAADPSVRFTTSNGHMYENFRVRGFDVNAGDISLNGMFGLTPVGHVPAEFIERVELLKGPSALFSGMPPAGGVGGVINIVPKRAKDDPVTQFTLGIQSDAHVFTHADVGRRFGDNQAYGLRINAATGNGDTTLDGQSKQRQFLSSAFDYRSAELLATVDAYHSNESFKGGTPAMYWFASTPVPAAPDPRLNPFRAGYGNLTSDAIIARADWMLNEQVSVFAGAGAHKHTFSGFINGTHAREIQANGDFWGVMVGQNGYQDSVSAEAGLRASLQTAGIRHALLVHASRLNQESGTNVNRARFTSNIYRPVVAGMVAIPAPADKTGENRLGSLALIDTISTEDKQLSVTLGARQQQVKTTSFNAGKITASYDEQRLTPALALVYQPFGSDISLYANAVEGLSPGETVTDTAATNYQQVFKPYQTRQKEIGVKWQDGALQHTFSLFDLRKPTLIALGSSSKPTYSDDGEKQVRGLEWASAGEIHPGMRILAGATYSRGEQTRTAYNLYNGKDAVGAPRWQGTLGAEWDTAWVSGLTLDGRLTATSAQYVDAANTQSIPGWSQFDAGMRYNMRIHQNQVVLRLNISNLFDRHFYSGSFSDSTPIATLGPARSVTASATVNF, encoded by the coding sequence ATGAAGCTGCGCATGACCCCGCTGGCCATGGCCCTGAGCCTGGCTTCAATTTCCCACGTAACATATGCAGACGAAGCCGAACCGGATACGTCTTCAACCCTGCCGGTGGTCAGGATCAAGGCCAAATCAGATTCGCCGACCGATCTCTCGAAAGCACAGGCGGGTGGTCAGATTGCAAGTGGCGCACAACTTGGCGCCAAGGGTAATCAGGATGTCATGGAGATCCCGTTCAGCGTGACTGCCTACACTGCCGATCTCATCCAGAACAAACAGGCACGCACAGTGGCAGATGTGCTCGCAGCAGACCCTTCCGTCAGATTCACGACCAGTAACGGCCACATGTATGAAAACTTCCGCGTTCGCGGTTTCGATGTCAATGCAGGCGACATATCACTGAATGGCATGTTCGGCCTGACCCCGGTTGGACATGTGCCCGCTGAATTCATCGAACGTGTAGAGCTGTTAAAGGGCCCGAGCGCACTGTTCAGCGGCATGCCGCCCGCCGGTGGCGTAGGCGGCGTCATCAATATCGTACCCAAGCGCGCCAAGGATGATCCAGTCACGCAATTCACACTGGGTATCCAATCCGATGCGCACGTGTTTACGCACGCCGATGTCGGGCGTCGCTTCGGCGACAATCAGGCGTACGGATTACGCATCAATGCTGCAACCGGCAATGGCGACACCACGCTGGATGGTCAAAGCAAGCAGCGGCAATTTCTTTCATCCGCCTTTGACTATCGCAGTGCAGAATTGCTCGCGACAGTAGACGCTTACCACAGCAACGAGTCATTCAAAGGGGGTACGCCCGCCATGTACTGGTTTGCCAGTACGCCAGTGCCTGCCGCACCGGATCCTCGTCTCAATCCTTTTCGCGCCGGATACGGCAATCTTACGTCGGACGCAATCATTGCCCGTGCAGACTGGATGCTAAACGAGCAGGTGTCCGTATTTGCTGGCGCGGGAGCACACAAGCACACCTTCAGTGGCTTTATCAATGGTACGCATGCACGTGAAATTCAGGCCAATGGCGACTTCTGGGGCGTCATGGTTGGCCAGAACGGGTATCAGGACAGCGTATCGGCCGAAGCTGGCTTGCGCGCGTCACTGCAAACCGCAGGCATACGGCATGCGTTGCTGGTTCATGCTTCACGCCTGAATCAGGAAAGCGGCACCAATGTGAATCGGGCTCGCTTTACTTCAAACATCTACCGTCCAGTCGTAGCCGGCATGGTGGCTATCCCCGCGCCGGCAGATAAAACGGGGGAAAACCGACTCGGCAGCCTCGCGTTGATTGATACGATTTCCACGGAAGACAAGCAACTGTCTGTGACGCTGGGCGCTCGCCAGCAACAGGTGAAAACCACAAGCTTCAATGCTGGCAAGATTACCGCCAGCTACGACGAACAGCGCCTGACACCTGCACTGGCGCTGGTCTACCAGCCATTTGGATCAGACATCTCGCTGTACGCCAACGCAGTCGAAGGACTCAGCCCCGGAGAGACGGTCACCGATACGGCTGCCACCAACTACCAGCAGGTATTCAAACCATACCAGACCCGCCAGAAAGAGATTGGCGTGAAGTGGCAGGACGGTGCGCTTCAGCATACTTTCAGCCTGTTTGATTTGCGCAAACCGACGTTGATTGCCCTCGGTAGTAGTTCGAAGCCCACTTATTCGGATGACGGTGAAAAGCAAGTACGTGGTTTGGAATGGGCCAGCGCGGGCGAAATACATCCCGGTATGCGCATACTAGCGGGTGCCACCTATAGTCGTGGTGAGCAAACCCGAACTGCCTACAACCTTTACAACGGCAAGGATGCCGTCGGTGCACCGCGCTGGCAGGGCACACTTGGCGCTGAATGGGATACAGCCTGGGTGAGTGGGCTGACGCTTGATGGTCGTCTGACCGCAACCAGCGCCCAATATGTCGATGCAGCCAATACACAGTCCATTCCCGGATGGAGCCAGTTTGATGCAGGTATGCGTTACAACATGCGCATCCATCAGAATCAAGTTGTCCTGCGGCTAAATATCAGCAATCTGTTTGACCGCCACTTCTACTCGGGTAGCTTCAGCGACAGCACGCCCATTGCCACACTTGGCCCCGCACGTAGTGTAACGGCCTCAGCCACGGTGAACTTCTAA
- a CDS encoding hemin uptake protein HemP — protein MNTWTIDETKEQCAQSAHLARSNTSGRTPRINSDCLLGADGMLEIMHNGSVYQLRQTSTGKLILTK, from the coding sequence ATGAATACATGGACGATTGATGAAACCAAAGAGCAGTGTGCCCAAAGCGCTCATCTCGCCAGAAGCAACACCAGTGGACGCACTCCGCGCATAAACAGTGATTGCTTGCTGGGTGCGGACGGTATGCTGGAGATTATGCACAACGGCAGTGTGTACCAGCTTCGGCAAACGTCGACCGGCAAACTGATTCTAACCAAATAA
- a CDS encoding pyridoxamine 5'-phosphate oxidase family protein produces MSDTTVQFDAIHADARAFPMQFSTLHLATSNAQGRAECSYASFIAVEGDFLIYVSELAAHTANLLETGLCSAMFIESEADARHLFARKRLTLQCAAEECLPASKEYTQVMTAFTDRFGSVMDILKGLNDFHLIRLRPLRGNFVTGFAKAYTLEGDELAQVRHRNETGHRGTPASVEPMQEGALQ; encoded by the coding sequence ATGTCCGATACCACAGTGCAATTCGATGCAATCCATGCGGATGCGCGTGCGTTTCCAATGCAGTTCAGCACGCTGCATCTGGCCACCAGCAACGCGCAAGGACGAGCCGAGTGCAGCTATGCGTCCTTTATAGCGGTAGAGGGAGACTTCCTTATCTACGTCAGCGAACTGGCAGCACATACTGCAAATTTGCTGGAAACCGGCCTGTGTTCGGCCATGTTTATCGAGAGCGAGGCCGATGCGCGCCATCTCTTTGCTCGTAAGCGCCTGACACTGCAGTGTGCCGCCGAAGAATGCCTGCCGGCTTCCAAGGAATATACGCAGGTGATGACAGCGTTTACTGATCGATTTGGCAGCGTGATGGATATCTTGAAGGGATTAAACGATTTCCATCTCATCCGTTTGCGTCCTTTGCGCGGCAACTTTGTAACCGGGTTTGCCAAGGCATACACACTAGAAGGCGATGAACTGGCGCAAGTTCGCCACCGGAATGAAACCGGGCATCGCGGTACTCCCGCGAGCGTCGAGCCAATGCAAGAGGGCGCGCTGCAATGA
- a CDS encoding hemin-degrading factor — MNTPMRSFVEIRQAFTLARQEQGMRHREIATMLGIGEGQLIAAHAGPNAVSPGCTLTAIRLRSEWPALIASLSSLGSVMALTRNHGCVHEKEGVYAPVSSSGEVGLVQGTDIDLRLFYAQWAAGFAVEEQTSKGKQLSLQFFDAQGQAVHKVFLREQSNITAWTQLLEQFASDDQTPGMVVRARTARSRPNDDAAVDISQLRAAWAALRDTHDFHDMLRDQGVARLQGLRLVGQDFAQPVDICSVHEVLTCAAQAGLPIMVFTMNHGAIQIHSGMVRRIVVTGPWINILDAGFNLHLREDAIASAWIVRKPTVDGMVSSLELFDSEGELLAMLFGVRKPGRPEQCEWRALLDALQPEVTPCAA; from the coding sequence ATGAATACACCAATGAGATCTTTTGTGGAGATCAGGCAGGCGTTTACGCTTGCCAGACAAGAACAGGGGATGCGGCATCGCGAGATCGCGACCATGCTCGGAATCGGCGAGGGGCAATTGATTGCCGCGCATGCGGGGCCAAATGCCGTATCCCCTGGCTGTACGCTCACAGCTATCCGATTGCGTAGCGAATGGCCGGCGCTCATCGCATCACTTTCTTCACTGGGAAGCGTGATGGCGCTGACACGTAATCACGGCTGCGTACATGAGAAGGAGGGCGTATATGCGCCAGTCAGCTCAAGTGGCGAGGTCGGATTGGTGCAGGGTACGGACATCGACTTGCGCTTGTTCTACGCGCAGTGGGCGGCAGGATTCGCAGTCGAAGAGCAGACAAGCAAGGGTAAACAACTCAGTTTGCAGTTCTTCGATGCACAAGGACAAGCTGTGCATAAGGTGTTTTTGCGGGAACAGAGCAATATCACTGCTTGGACGCAGCTGCTGGAACAATTTGCTTCCGATGATCAGACGCCGGGCATGGTTGTACGGGCACGAACGGCCAGATCCCGGCCTAATGACGATGCTGCGGTAGACATTAGCCAATTGCGCGCTGCCTGGGCCGCCTTGCGCGACACCCATGACTTTCACGATATGTTGCGCGATCAGGGTGTAGCGCGATTGCAGGGATTGCGGCTGGTCGGGCAGGACTTTGCCCAGCCTGTAGACATCTGCAGCGTACACGAAGTGCTGACATGCGCCGCTCAGGCAGGATTGCCAATCATGGTGTTTACCATGAATCACGGCGCAATCCAGATCCACTCCGGCATGGTCAGGCGAATTGTAGTGACCGGCCCATGGATCAATATTCTGGATGCGGGCTTTAATCTGCATCTGCGTGAGGATGCGATTGCCAGTGCCTGGATCGTACGCAAGCCTACAGTAGACGGCATGGTGAGCTCGCTTGAATTGTTTGATTCAGAGGGCGAATTGCTGGCCATGCTATTTGGTGTCCGTAAACCAGGGCGGCCCGAGCAGTGCGAATGGCGTGCGCTACTGGATGCACTGCAGCCGGAGGTTACGCCATGCGCAGCATGA
- a CDS encoding ABC transporter substrate-binding protein: MKSPDTPHTLFRPDRRRMMVQIGGLVAGLITAPALGGAGQGKRIVSIGGALTEIVYALGGQATLAGVDSTSLFPESATRLPNVGYARSLSAEGILALAPTHIIVTEDAGPPAVMRQLAQAGIPLSVHPGNHRFEGLLERVSSVGSVIDRQPQAAELVASLGARWQVAQQQIVAFSQRPKVLFVLSHTQTQIMVSGSASSADAMLTYAGASNAVKGFSGFKPLTPEAVIAAAPDVVLFTRQGLEAIGGIEGALRLPGIAQTPAGRARRIISHEAMFLLGFGPRLPDALIALHASIRGALQT; the protein is encoded by the coding sequence ATGAAAAGCCCGGATACGCCACACACGCTCTTCCGGCCTGATCGTCGACGGATGATGGTTCAGATTGGCGGATTGGTGGCTGGTCTGATAACCGCACCCGCCTTGGGTGGCGCTGGTCAGGGTAAGCGCATTGTGTCAATTGGCGGAGCTCTGACCGAAATTGTGTATGCGCTGGGCGGACAGGCGACGCTGGCGGGTGTGGATTCCACATCCTTGTTCCCCGAAAGCGCGACGCGATTGCCGAACGTGGGCTATGCAAGGAGCCTGTCAGCCGAAGGCATCCTGGCGCTCGCCCCCACGCACATCATTGTAACGGAAGACGCAGGTCCGCCTGCAGTCATGCGCCAGCTGGCGCAGGCGGGTATTCCACTCTCAGTGCATCCCGGCAATCATCGTTTTGAAGGACTACTCGAGCGTGTCAGCAGCGTAGGATCGGTAATCGATCGTCAGCCACAAGCCGCCGAACTTGTTGCCAGTCTAGGTGCACGCTGGCAAGTCGCTCAGCAGCAGATCGTCGCATTTTCGCAGCGACCCAAGGTCTTGTTTGTGCTCTCGCACACGCAAACACAGATCATGGTCAGTGGCTCGGCCAGCAGCGCTGATGCAATGTTGACCTACGCGGGTGCAAGTAATGCCGTGAAGGGATTTTCAGGTTTCAAACCGCTGACCCCCGAGGCGGTGATTGCGGCTGCACCGGATGTTGTACTGTTCACCCGGCAGGGACTGGAAGCCATCGGGGGCATCGAGGGCGCATTGCGTCTGCCGGGTATCGCCCAGACACCTGCAGGGCGTGCCCGACGCATCATTAGTCATGAAGCCATGTTCTTGCTGGGATTCGGCCCGCGCCTGCCAGATGCCCTGATTGCATTGCATGCATCCATCCGGGGAGCACTGCAGACATGA
- a CDS encoding PepSY domain-containing protein — translation MRSDILRLYKTLHTWTGIIAGLALFIAFYAGAFTVFKEPIARWLSPPSHIQAVPLSAAPELIHQTLAARPDAARDFMIELSEDQDKIAALRWAASTDEEEEESGIKSQWISTFDAQGRLQVEAMHPSPVADFIDTLHRVIGLPVDNDPARWIMGIIAMLYALALISGVIVLLPTLIKDCFALRMGKNLKRMWLDAHNVVGLFSLPFHLVMAITAAVFAFHDVIYAAQDHLLHNQSIRQHSERGGHKPTPTPALASTLIPLATLLKQAHAVAPSLHVSRLQFQQIGQPRSIVRIWGEDPTAVNPRARGGFIAFDPYTGKERNRDFLPGQQPTANLVISSFFALHMASFGGMAIKWLYFLLALAGAWLFYSGNLLWIESRRKRASKDQSNPAQRRDTLLIASATIGVCLGCICGISFMLLGSKWLPSILGGAVHLHDWLYYGAFCACIGWAFWRGAARAAFELLYLAAWLTAAIPITWLLSTLITYPDALSSSVAIEATALAGALVLHAMARITQKRVIGGSSDSVWFSAR, via the coding sequence ATTCGCTCGGATATTCTGCGGCTGTATAAAACACTGCATACCTGGACCGGCATCATTGCCGGCTTGGCTCTGTTCATCGCGTTTTACGCAGGGGCCTTTACCGTATTCAAGGAGCCGATTGCACGCTGGCTCAGTCCACCTTCGCACATTCAGGCCGTTCCGCTATCCGCAGCACCCGAACTGATTCATCAGACGCTAGCTGCACGTCCTGATGCTGCTCGCGACTTTATGATCGAATTGTCAGAGGATCAGGACAAGATTGCAGCCTTGCGCTGGGCTGCATCCACTGACGAAGAGGAAGAGGAATCGGGAATCAAATCACAATGGATCAGTACGTTCGATGCTCAGGGCCGACTCCAGGTCGAGGCGATGCACCCCTCTCCGGTCGCAGACTTTATTGATACGCTTCATAGAGTAATCGGCCTGCCTGTCGATAACGATCCTGCTCGCTGGATCATGGGTATCATCGCCATGCTGTATGCGCTGGCGCTGATTTCCGGCGTGATTGTTCTGCTACCCACGCTCATCAAGGATTGCTTTGCCCTGCGCATGGGCAAGAATCTCAAGCGCATGTGGCTGGATGCGCACAATGTTGTCGGGCTATTCAGCTTGCCATTTCACCTGGTGATGGCCATCACCGCCGCCGTATTTGCGTTTCATGACGTCATCTATGCGGCTCAAGATCATCTCCTGCACAATCAAAGTATCCGCCAGCATTCAGAACGCGGCGGCCACAAGCCTACGCCCACGCCTGCCCTGGCTTCCACGCTGATTCCCCTTGCAACCTTGCTGAAGCAGGCGCACGCAGTCGCACCCTCCCTGCATGTCAGTCGCTTGCAATTTCAGCAGATTGGTCAACCCCGATCTATTGTCCGCATCTGGGGCGAAGATCCGACAGCTGTCAATCCACGTGCACGTGGTGGCTTTATTGCGTTTGATCCCTATACAGGCAAAGAGCGCAATCGCGACTTTCTCCCCGGACAGCAGCCAACAGCCAACCTCGTGATCAGTAGCTTCTTTGCCCTGCACATGGCATCGTTCGGAGGAATGGCAATCAAATGGCTCTACTTCCTGCTCGCGCTGGCCGGTGCGTGGTTGTTCTACAGTGGCAATCTGCTGTGGATTGAAAGTCGTCGCAAACGGGCAAGTAAAGATCAGTCTAATCCGGCTCAGCGCCGCGACACGCTGCTGATCGCATCCGCAACCATTGGCGTCTGTCTCGGATGCATCTGCGGCATTTCATTTATGCTGCTGGGTAGCAAATGGCTACCCAGCATCCTGGGTGGTGCAGTCCATCTGCATGACTGGCTTTACTATGGCGCCTTCTGCGCCTGTATTGGCTGGGCATTCTGGCGAGGCGCTGCGCGGGCGGCTTTTGAACTACTCTACCTTGCAGCGTGGCTGACTGCGGCCATTCCAATCACGTGGCTTCTAAGTACCCTGATTACATACCCAGATGCCTTATCTTCCAGCGTTGCAATAGAAGCCACAGCACTTGCTGGCGCGTTGGTTCTCCACGCAATGGCGCGTATCACCCAAAAGCGGGTCATCGGTGGCTCAAGCGATAGTGTCTGGTTCAGCGCTCGCTAA
- a CDS encoding tandem-95 repeat protein codes for MPAPYEISAGAIQFGGQNGHLGIGYQNGGHFRLEGMGVFAESKRSAWTLNGWLGDRAGGGVQLGYQWLPAGQTDSVWKTFAAFDRNASGFAKATFGAGVEREQWSASLALSHSVSGRQLTAESTVVDSVSVNGNLATGQPFIDTTTTLTTTRAFTQAYEQGVGARVGRFDPSTLIRLSGGLDYEWGKSANHQVTASVDLEKYFEQSPHSLALHWEFGRKSGEFVEHTSEHRAQLVWRYALGGHGFARQKQIRMTPYIETVPARMGSKPETVLVKHAITINTDAFFDYGKYVLRDDALASLAKLTQSLRKAQLDGMVKITGHTCDLGSDKYNLALSKYRADRIKQFLIEALVVQPDQVMTEGKGKREPKYPSDKDHRHLNRRVDIEFVTVEPREELRQVDVPVPAQTHIAWREEEIETLPTWARQSLRTSVSYKQSVDTYVTKEVSSSSSTTRKWIYLPPQTSSKTFAVKQSSVTSLDVLQSVTDPNGDTVKLVSVSPAARGTIEWSGKQVVYTAPDAYLGSDSFTYVVENAHGKQATGLIYLDVTAKPKPPVANEDAGTTMESQPKDVAVLANDSDPDGGTLLITSLSTPAHGQVSIANGSMVRYTPAAGFTGTDEFTYTIRNGDGMTASAKVLMNVIANPALGELMARNDLYYVPSTRPSTLNVLLNDLNSGQFPLRIVALTQPQADLGAVSTDGQTVTFTPTGKVFTSDVFTYTIRDSNGRTSTATVTLIDP; via the coding sequence ATGCCTGCGCCTTATGAAATATCGGCAGGGGCAATTCAGTTTGGCGGGCAAAATGGCCACCTAGGTATCGGTTATCAAAATGGCGGACACTTCCGCCTTGAGGGGATGGGCGTGTTTGCTGAAAGTAAACGCTCGGCCTGGACCCTCAATGGCTGGTTGGGTGATCGTGCGGGTGGTGGTGTTCAGCTGGGCTATCAATGGCTGCCTGCCGGTCAGACCGACTCGGTCTGGAAGACGTTCGCGGCGTTTGATCGTAATGCCAGCGGATTTGCAAAGGCAACATTCGGGGCGGGCGTAGAACGCGAACAGTGGTCGGCTTCACTTGCGCTATCCCATAGCGTTTCCGGTAGACAATTGACTGCAGAATCGACAGTAGTCGACAGTGTGTCAGTCAATGGCAATTTGGCAACAGGACAGCCATTTATTGATACGACTACCACACTCACCACCACCCGTGCTTTTACTCAGGCATATGAGCAAGGGGTTGGTGCGCGAGTCGGACGGTTCGATCCTTCCACACTGATTCGATTGAGTGGTGGGCTGGATTATGAATGGGGAAAATCCGCCAACCATCAGGTGACTGCATCAGTTGATCTAGAAAAATACTTTGAGCAGTCACCGCATAGTCTGGCATTGCATTGGGAGTTCGGGCGTAAGTCTGGCGAGTTTGTAGAGCATACATCCGAGCACCGCGCACAACTGGTTTGGCGTTATGCACTCGGCGGCCATGGATTTGCCCGCCAAAAGCAGATTCGTATGACGCCTTACATCGAGACCGTACCGGCACGCATGGGTTCTAAGCCGGAGACAGTGCTGGTCAAGCACGCGATTACCATCAATACAGATGCATTCTTCGATTACGGAAAATACGTGCTCCGTGACGATGCGCTGGCGTCCCTTGCCAAGTTGACGCAGTCGCTTAGAAAGGCACAGCTCGACGGGATGGTCAAAATTACGGGGCATACCTGTGATCTGGGATCGGACAAGTACAATCTTGCGCTCTCAAAGTATCGCGCGGATCGAATCAAGCAGTTCCTGATCGAGGCACTGGTGGTTCAGCCTGATCAGGTGATGACCGAGGGGAAGGGTAAGCGCGAGCCGAAATATCCATCGGATAAAGATCATCGCCATTTAAATCGTCGCGTCGATATTGAGTTTGTGACGGTAGAGCCGCGCGAGGAGTTAAGGCAGGTTGACGTACCTGTTCCGGCGCAGACCCACATTGCGTGGCGAGAGGAAGAAATCGAGACACTACCTACGTGGGCTCGGCAATCCTTACGGACAAGTGTTTCATACAAGCAATCTGTGGATACGTATGTGACCAAGGAGGTCAGTTCATCGTCGTCCACCACGCGTAAGTGGATCTACCTGCCACCTCAGACATCGAGCAAGACATTTGCAGTTAAGCAGTCGAGTGTGACCTCTCTGGATGTTTTGCAAAGTGTGACAGACCCGAACGGCGATACGGTAAAGTTGGTATCAGTGTCGCCTGCCGCGCGGGGCACCATTGAATGGTCGGGTAAGCAGGTTGTATATACTGCCCCTGACGCCTATCTAGGCTCGGATAGTTTTACCTATGTGGTTGAGAATGCACATGGCAAGCAGGCCACTGGCCTTATTTATCTGGATGTCACTGCTAAGCCAAAGCCTCCGGTAGCGAATGAGGATGCGGGTACGACTATGGAGTCGCAGCCGAAAGATGTAGCCGTTCTGGCAAACGATTCAGACCCGGACGGGGGCACACTGCTAATTACATCTTTATCGACTCCAGCACATGGACAGGTCAGCATTGCTAACGGAAGCATGGTGCGTTACACCCCAGCAGCAGGTTTCACTGGTACGGATGAGTTTACATACACTATCCGGAATGGCGATGGCATGACCGCTTCTGCCAAAGTACTGATGAACGTAATTGCTAATCCGGCGCTCGGTGAGTTGATGGCGCGTAATGATCTGTATTATGTGCCTAGCACCCGTCCGAGTACGCTCAATGTTCTGCTAAACGATCTTAATTCAGGGCAATTTCCGCTTCGCATTGTGGCCTTGACTCAACCGCAGGCAGATTTAGGTGCAGTATCCACGGATGGGCAAACGGTGACGTTCACGCCAACGGGTAAAGTGTTCACCAGTGATGTTTTCACCTATACCATTCGCGATAGTAACGGCCGCACCTCGACTGCGACCGTTACGCTGATTGATCCATGA